One stretch of Emys orbicularis isolate rEmyOrb1 chromosome 7, rEmyOrb1.hap1, whole genome shotgun sequence DNA includes these proteins:
- the LOC135881312 gene encoding RNA-binding protein 4-like yields the protein MVKIFVGGVSPSVTVDELKKLFEQYGQVNECDILKNFAFVHMEKEDEAHKAISELHKQEFYGAHLTVEYATSKIRNATKIYVGNVSSKATTAQIKELFEKFGKVVECDIVKNYAFVHMAKEREAMDAILNLNDMPLEDQKIFVTLSKSNNSLKTTKGTSVPPPPPALPSYYFPRGRIPPPPPPYTPYAPRSWYDREYYDRYAYELYDRAMTARTAYERVLPPPPSTPTAYRERSPVGRRTTAAVAQYTDPYAAAAAAQTYSQVYNQTGYAAVAAAAAAAATYSQYSMGATYSAGEYYEKYSNGYATQYAQTY from the coding sequence ATGGTGAAGATCTTCGTGGGAGGAGTCTCCCCTTCTGTCACAGTGGATGAGCTGAAGAAGCTCTTCGAGCAGTATGGACAGGTGAACGAGTGCGACATCCTGAAGAACTTCGCCTTTGTGCACATGGAGAAGGAGGACGAGGCCCACAAGGCCATCAGCGAGCTGCACAAGCAGGAGTTCTACGGGGCCCACCTGACGGTAGAGTACGCCACCTCCAAGATTCGTAACGCCACCAAGATCTATGTGGGCAATGTCTCCAGCAAGGCCACTACAGCCCAGATCAAGGAACTCTTTGAGAAGTTTGGCAAGGTGGTGGAGTGTGACATTGTGAAGAACTACGCCTTTGTCCACATGGCCAAGGAGAGGGAAGCCATGGATGCCATCTTGAACCTCAACGACATGCCTCTGGAGGACCAGAAGATCTTTGTAACACTGTCCAAGAGCAACAACTCGCTCAAGACAACCAAGGGGACCTCTGTGCCACCTCCACCACCTGCACTGCCCAGTTACTACTTCCCCAGGGGGCGCATCCCCCCGCCACCGCCTCCATACACCCCATATGCACCCAGATCTTGGTATGACCGGGAATATTATGACCGCTATGCTTATGAGCTCTACGACCGGGCGATGACTGCCAGGACAGCATACGAGAGGGTTCTGCCACCTCCGCCCTCTACCCCCACCGCCTACAGAGAGAGGAGCCCTGTGGGCAGGCGGACGACCGCTGCGGTGGCCCAGTATACTGATCCCTATGCTGCCGCGGCTGCCGCCCAGACATACAGTCAAGTGTACAACCAAACGGGTTATGCAGCAGTGGCGGCTGCAGCCGCAGCAGCCGCTACCTACTCTCAGTACAGCATGGGTGCCACCTACAGTGCAGGAGAGTACTATGAGAAATACAGCAACGGCTATGCCACTCAATATGCCCAGACGTACTAA